The Streptomyces sp. JB150 genomic interval GCCCCCGCCGGTGACGACCGGCGGGGGCGTCCCCGTACCCGGAGGGCGGCGGGCAGGCGCCCCGGCACCGGACGAAACCGCCGGAAGCCCTCACTTCCGCCCGTGGTGCCGACGCTGGAGTCGGTCCGCCCGGTACGGCGGTGAGCCTCACAGCACGCGGTCCAGCCAGGCGAACACCTCGTCCTGCATCCGCTCGTCGAAGACGTGGCCGGCGTCCGGCCACGTCCTCAGCAGCAGCCGCTCCGCCGCGCCGCACGACCGCCACACGGCCCGCAGCCTGTCGTACGCGACGCGCACGCCGTCCGCGGTGAACAGCAGGTCCCGGGCGCCGTGGAAGAAGAGCATCGGCCGCGGCGCGGCGATGCCCGCCACGTCCGGGATGTCCAGGAACCGGGCCAGCCCGGGATGGAGCAGGTAGTACGCGGACTGCCCGCGCAGGGCGTTGTTGCCGGGCACCAGCATCTCCCTCAGGCCGGTCATCCAGCACACGCTCGCCGCGGCGGCGATGTCGTCGCTGAGCGCGGCCGTCTGCCAGGCCCGGTAGCCGCCCATCGAGAAGCCGACGGCGGCCACCCGGCGGGCGTCCACCCGGTCGAGCCCGGCGAGGAACCCCGCGGCGCGGGCGTCCTCCCGGGCCATGAGCCCGGCCAGGGAGGAGCCGAGCTGGAAGAAGTGGGCGGCCAGGGCCTGCTGACCGGTGTAGGCGAGCGGTCCGCGGTCGCCCCAGCCCGGCGCGTCCAGGCACAGCACGACATAGCCGCGCCGGGCCAGTTCGTCCCCGACGAACCGTCCGCCGTAGCACCGCCGCGCCCACTGTGCCGCGGATTCCCGCCGGGCCTCGTCGTCCCAGGGGCGGACCAGTTTCTCCTTGCCGATGTCGAACCGGGACCCGTGGTCGTGCAGCAGCAGCACCGCCGGGAACGGCCCGCGCCCGTGCGGGGTGAGCAGGACACCGCCGACGCGTGCCCAGCGGGTGAGGGAGAGGGTGACCGGCTCGCGCGTCACACCGTCGTCCCCGGCGGCCGGCTCCCCGAACTCGGGCGCGTACGGCGTCCCGTCCTGCCGCCCGACCAGCAGGTGCTCCTCGACCACCGCCCGTGCCGCCCGCCGCCATGCGGGGAAGTCCCGGACGGGCGAGGTGCCCCA includes:
- a CDS encoding alpha/beta fold hydrolase — protein: MRGGITEPLAALTDELSFPLAWGTSPVRDFPAWRRAARAVVEEHLLVGRQDGTPYAPEFGEPAAGDDGVTREPVTLSLTRWARVGGVLLTPHGRGPFPAVLLLHDHGSRFDIGKEKLVRPWDDEARRESAAQWARRCYGGRFVGDELARRGYVVLCLDAPGWGDRGPLAYTGQQALAAHFFQLGSSLAGLMAREDARAAGFLAGLDRVDARRVAAVGFSMGGYRAWQTAALSDDIAAAASVCWMTGLREMLVPGNNALRGQSAYYLLHPGLARFLDIPDVAGIAAPRPMLFFHGARDLLFTADGVRVAYDRLRAVWRSCGAAERLLLRTWPDAGHVFDERMQDEVFAWLDRVL